The following are from one region of the Deltaproteobacteria bacterium genome:
- a CDS encoding type II secretion system F family protein — MFEGLIVAVICLWMCSYFVQGECLTFRELGRFKLSSAESVGGGWGENLEKWFEMLGKAFGKSGSVRNESVLTLYEDMEAKMREAGLEKASDHGRFVLIRLGCYLSWPLLVIFACFNFSTYYASVTAIFGFAFVVVMPHLFLSRKIVGRKEDIQRELPLVVDLTNLATSAGWDISVALDKVVEAVALEYPRHPLIKELRKAHWLAQRGYTWSEALEWVAKRLREEESVSRVMFALIQAMEHGGDMTQALAGIAQDSERSYYAGLDKRLAAVPGKALVITMVLFLCYFAILLAPAATGLRGSFGAL; from the coding sequence ATGTTTGAGGGCTTGATAGTTGCCGTTATTTGTTTGTGGATGTGCTCGTACTTTGTTCAGGGAGAGTGTTTGACCTTTCGTGAGCTTGGGCGCTTTAAATTGTCTTCAGCTGAAAGTGTCGGGGGTGGTTGGGGAGAGAATTTAGAGAAGTGGTTTGAGATGTTGGGAAAGGCATTTGGTAAGTCTGGGAGCGTCCGGAACGAAAGTGTACTGACACTATATGAGGACATGGAAGCGAAAATGCGCGAAGCGGGTCTGGAGAAGGCTAGCGATCACGGGCGATTTGTTTTAATTCGACTGGGGTGTTACTTGAGTTGGCCGCTTCTAGTAATTTTTGCTTGCTTTAATTTTTCGACCTACTATGCAAGCGTGACCGCAATATTTGGCTTTGCCTTTGTCGTCGTTATGCCTCACCTGTTTCTTAGTCGAAAGATCGTCGGTCGAAAAGAGGATATTCAGAGGGAGCTACCATTGGTAGTGGATTTGACGAACCTCGCTACTAGTGCTGGCTGGGATATTTCTGTAGCCTTAGATAAGGTCGTGGAAGCAGTGGCCTTGGAATACCCAAGACATCCACTCATTAAGGAGTTGCGCAAGGCTCATTGGCTTGCTCAAAGAGGATATACATGGTCTGAAGCGCTCGAGTGGGTTGCAAAGAGGCTTCGCGAAGAAGAGTCCGTGAGTCGAGTGATGTTTGCGCTCATACAGGCAATGGAACACGGGGGTGATATGACACAAGCTTTGGCGGGGATTGCTCAGGATTCGGAGCGCAGTTATTACGCGGGGCTAGATAAGCGATTAGCGGCGGTTCCGGGCAAAGCTCTCGTAATTACCATGGTGCTATTTCTTTGTTATTTTGCTATTTTGCTTGCACCAGCCGCAACCGGCTTAAGGGGCAGCTTTGGGGCTTTGTGA
- a CDS encoding ParA family protein, with protein MKILVIDSDEELRNTLVLRIQDALLQADLRRIDVVSGGFDFLGIVAKEKDLPFCCFLGPGCHEHVERAIEKLRATFPTLPLALVVSNDVYAEQAVELRKYLSIRIIAVADVGQMVDFVMDCEDLAGHTSGFKNRGVVTIAQLKGGVGGSTVAAGLAACWARHGLSVALLDFDDLNPQITQWGRVSIAQRKVVLEFLTKGAVDRERINEMVFPVEGYEGKLVVVGQPEQYQDSFHFKADVIDGAPSSAVFVGSLLNVLQEEFDIIVVDSGRSWGIATFAVLPLSKYVLLVTDDDGMSVRRSIDNLERLYKASDDESEFDLGKWSVVLNAYTGRLLSPKDLGLELHDLELFPDSAALYTIPFSEKGRQWGAPGESLYDLAEPAVVESLQKIASSMIPFRRDVEHPHLYDKVRKKIQKLVGPH; from the coding sequence ATGAAGATATTAGTTATAGATTCTGATGAGGAGCTTCGCAATACGCTAGTCTTGCGAATTCAAGATGCGTTGCTACAGGCTGATCTTCGGCGCATTGATGTGGTTAGTGGCGGCTTTGATTTTTTAGGCATTGTAGCGAAGGAAAAGGATTTGCCTTTTTGTTGCTTTTTGGGGCCAGGTTGTCACGAGCACGTGGAAAGAGCGATAGAAAAACTTCGCGCGACTTTTCCGACGCTGCCACTTGCTCTAGTGGTTAGCAATGATGTTTATGCCGAGCAAGCGGTTGAACTCCGCAAATATCTGAGCATTAGAATCATTGCAGTTGCCGATGTTGGTCAGATGGTCGATTTTGTCATGGACTGCGAGGATCTCGCCGGTCATACTTCTGGTTTTAAAAACCGCGGCGTTGTTACTATTGCTCAACTTAAAGGTGGCGTTGGAGGTTCGACAGTGGCCGCAGGCCTGGCGGCTTGTTGGGCGCGACACGGTCTGTCGGTTGCATTGTTGGATTTTGACGATTTAAATCCACAGATCACGCAGTGGGGACGGGTAAGTATAGCGCAACGAAAGGTAGTTTTAGAGTTTTTGACGAAGGGTGCGGTAGATCGGGAGAGAATCAATGAGATGGTTTTTCCGGTCGAGGGATATGAAGGAAAGTTAGTAGTGGTTGGGCAGCCAGAGCAGTATCAGGATAGTTTCCACTTCAAGGCAGATGTAATAGATGGTGCGCCTAGCAGCGCGGTTTTTGTCGGTTCACTTCTAAATGTTTTGCAGGAGGAATTTGATATTATTGTCGTCGACAGCGGAAGATCTTGGGGTATCGCGACCTTTGCCGTGTTGCCGCTTAGTAAATACGTGTTACTAGTTACGGATGATGACGGAATGTCGGTTCGCAGGAGTATAGACAACCTCGAGCGCTTGTATAAGGCATCTGACGATGAGAGCGAATTTGACCTAGGCAAGTGGAGTGTCGTCCTAAATGCCTATACAGGTCGCCTCTTATCTCCAAAAGATTTGGGATTGGAGCTTCACGATCTAGAATTGTTTCCCGATTCTGCTGCGCTTTATACCATTCCCTTTTCCGAAAAAGGGCGACAATGGGGCGCGCCGGGTGAGAGTTTATATGATTTGGCAGAGCCAGCCGTAGTAGAGTCATTGCAGAAAATAGCTTCCAGCATGATTCCATTCCGGAGAGATGTCGAACATCCGCACCTATATGATAAGGTTCGAAAAAAAATCCAAAAGTTAGTAGGTCCTCACTAA
- a CDS encoding response regulator encodes MGSAIHVLIIEDSPSQAAIIANIVSEAGYRVSVYTALPTGIVELLLTEEPDIVLLDLMLLDEDGKAMADGFQLCRDIKRAHAEIPVVVVTSEGEEEACEWALLQGADAFLQKPFAKEDLVQVIEETLKECSD; translated from the coding sequence GTGGGTAGCGCGATTCATGTGTTAATAATTGAAGACTCGCCATCGCAGGCGGCTATTATTGCCAATATTGTTAGCGAGGCTGGCTATAGAGTAAGCGTTTATACGGCTTTGCCGACGGGGATTGTGGAACTGTTGCTCACCGAAGAACCAGATATAGTGCTGTTGGATTTAATGTTGTTGGATGAAGATGGGAAGGCAATGGCGGATGGTTTTCAGCTATGCAGGGATATTAAGCGTGCACATGCAGAGATACCCGTAGTGGTTGTTACTTCGGAGGGTGAAGAAGAAGCATGTGAGTGGGCATTGTTGCAAGGTGCTGATGCTTTTTTGCAAAAGCCCTTTGCCAAGGAAGATCTCGTGCAAGTAATTGAGGAAACTTTAAAAGAGTGTTCCGACTAG